Within Streptomyces roseirectus, the genomic segment TGAGGAGGACCGGCGCGGGGGTGGAGGCGCTGGACGCGGACGGCGTGTGGAGGCGGGTTTCCCGGCACACGGAACTGATCGAGGTGGCGGGCGAACCCCCCGTCGAGATCGAGGTGTTGGAGACCCCGAGGGGCCCGGTGATCGCGGGTGGGCCTGAAGGGCTGGACGACGCGACCCCGTTGGCGTTGAGCCTGCGTTATCCGCCGCGCGTGACAGGGGAGTTGGGATTCGGCGCGCTGCTGAAACTCCTGCGCTCGACGACCGTCGCCGACGTGGACGCCGCTTTGGACGACTGGTGCGAGCCGGTGAACGTCGTCCAGGCGGCCGACACCGCCGGAGGCACCCTGCACAGGGTCGCCGGCAGAGTCCCCGTCCGAGCGGAGGCGAACCGCGTCCGCGTGGTCCCGGCCTGGGAACCCGGCCACGACTGGACGGGCTGGCACGAGATGCCGAGGGCCGAACTCACCGACGGCGCGGCGGTGATGGCCAACCAGCGGGGCCCGGCGAGGGAGTTGGGCGTCGAGTTCGCCCCACCCCACCGGGCCGACCGCATCAGAACCCTCCTCCAGGAACGCCGGAAGTGGACCCCGCAGGCCCTGACGGCGATCCACATGGACACCCGACTCGCGTCGGCGGAACCCCTGTTGAACACCCTCGCGGCGCTGAAGGACCTCACCGCCCCGGCGAACACCCTGCGCACCCAACTCCTGCGCTGGAACCGCCACATGGACGCCACCAGCACGGCCGCCGCCTCCTACGCGTCCCTCCGCGGCGAGGTCGTCCGCAGACTCGCCGCCCACCCCGCGTTCGCGGACCTGAGGACCCCGCCCGCCTACCCCGACGTCCTCCTTCCGTGGCTCGCCCTCACCCCCCGGATCGGCTTCGCCCTCGAACACCTGCTGCGCGCCGAGGAGTTGTTCGGCATCGACCGCGAGTCCGTCGTCCGCGAAGCCCTGGAGGACATCGCGACCCGCCCCCGGCGAACGTGGGGCGACACCCACCGCCTGACCCCGTGGCGCGCCCTCCCGGACGACACGTTCGACCCGCCGCCCCTCTCCGGCGACCACGACTGCGTGCTGTGCACCACCGCGATCCCCGGCGTCACGGACCACGCCACGCGGGGCCCGGCGGCGCGCTACGTCTGGGACCTGGCCGACCGTCAACGCAGCCGCTGGATCGTCCCCGACGGAGCCCAACTCCCCTTGTGGCTCAGGGGAGACACCGTCCCCGTGACCACCGACTGGAACAGCTTGCGCAAGGAGCACGATGTACGTCCATGAACAGCCCGTCCCCGGCTTCGGCACGGTCCGGATCCGCCCCCTGGACCCGGTCGGCGACGTCCGCACGGTCCACACCTGGGTCAGTGAGCGACGCGCCGAGTTCTGGGGCATGACCGGCCTCACCGAACCCCAAGTCACCGAGATCTACGCCCACATGGCGACCCTGGACACCCACCACGCCTTCCTCGCCGAGCTGGACGGCACCCCGGTGGCCCTGTTCCAGCTCTACGACCCGGCGGCGGACCGCGTGGGCGAGTGCTACGACGTCCAGGACGGCGACGCCGGCGTCCACGTCCTGCTGGCCCCCGGCGAGCGCCAACCGGGTTGGTCGGCGGCCCTGTTGGGGGCGTACGCGGCGTACGTGTTCCTGACGCTGGGCCGGCGCAGGGTCGTCGTCGACCCGGACCCGCGCAACGAGAAGGCCGTCGCCCGCTTCCTGCGCCAGGGCTTCGAGGCGGGCCCGCTCGTCACACTCCCCGAAGTCGATTTGTCGGACGTCCACTTGCCCGCGAAACCGGCCCGACTGGCGTTCCTGAGGCGGGAGGTAGCCTTCCCCGGATGACGCCGGAAGACCTCATCGCCCACTACTCCCTGGAGCCGATCCCCCGCGAGGGCGGCCTCTTCCACCGCACTTGGACCGGCCCGCCGGCCCCGGACGGCCGCCCCTCCGGCACCGCGATCGTCGCCCTCCTGCGCGACGGCGAGTACTCCGCCCTCCACCGCCTCCCCCACGACGAGACCTGGCACCACTACCTCGGCGCCCCCCTGGAGATGCTCCTGCTCGCCGAGGACGGCACCACGCGGACGCCGGTGCTGGGCCCGGACGTCCTCGGCGGCCAGTCCGTCCAGCTGACCGTGCCCGCGCGCACGTGGATGGGTGCGCGGCCCCTCGGCGGCTGGACGCTCTTCGGCTGCACGATGGCCCCGGGATTCACCTATGAGGAGTACGAGCACGGGGAACTCGGCCCGCTCACGGAGCGTTACCCCGATCAAGCGGAGCGTATTGGGGCGCTGTGCAGGCCGTGAGAGGCCGGGGCGGGGGAGTTGCCGGTGGGGCAAGCAGTGAGCGGAGGTGGGACCCGAGCCGTACGTACAGGGAGGAATGGACGCAGGGGGCAGTACGGAGGCGCAGTGAACGACGTGGGTGAGAAAGGCCG encodes:
- a CDS encoding GNAT family N-acetyltransferase; amino-acid sequence: MYVHEQPVPGFGTVRIRPLDPVGDVRTVHTWVSERRAEFWGMTGLTEPQVTEIYAHMATLDTHHAFLAELDGTPVALFQLYDPAADRVGECYDVQDGDAGVHVLLAPGERQPGWSAALLGAYAAYVFLTLGRRRVVVDPDPRNEKAVARFLRQGFEAGPLVTLPEVDLSDVHLPAKPARLAFLRREVAFPG
- a CDS encoding cupin domain-containing protein is translated as MTPEDLIAHYSLEPIPREGGLFHRTWTGPPAPDGRPSGTAIVALLRDGEYSALHRLPHDETWHHYLGAPLEMLLLAEDGTTRTPVLGPDVLGGQSVQLTVPARTWMGARPLGGWTLFGCTMAPGFTYEEYEHGELGPLTERYPDQAERIGALCRP